CATGGGTTTGGGCGTGTGCACCGTGAGTGGGCGCAGCCGGGTGCCCTTGCCGCCGACCAGGAGGATCGCTTCTGTCACCTTCGTCTCTGCTTCCTGCCGGGACCGGCCGAACTGTCTTTCGACCGGCCAGTGTATGCAGACCGTGCATGCAGACCGTTGTGTGGCGACTTCCAGGCCGAGAACCGCCCCCCCTCCCGCCCCCGACGGCTGTTGAACGTGTGCTCCGGTCGTTCGCTCGCCTCAGCGCCCCTGGTAGCGCGCCGCGGTCGAACGGGCCGAGCCGAGCTTGCCGTAGAGCTGCTTTCCTGGGCATTCGGTGGCGAAGCCGTCCCGGTGACCCGAGATCACGTTCAGTCGTACGTTCTTTCCCTTTGCGTAGAGATTGCCACCCCCGGACTTCAGGTATGTCTTGGCTTTGGGATTCGCCCCGAAGACACCGAGTTTCCATGCCGTCAGTCGGGCGATGGCCGTGACCGTCGCGGCGCTCGGCTTGGCGCTGCTGAACGTGCCGAGGACGGCGATGCCCATGCTGTTGGTGTTGAAACCGAGGGTGTGGGCACCGAGGACCGGCTTCGCCACTCCCCCGGCGCGGCCCTCGTAGAGGGTGCCGCACTTGTCGACGAGGAAGTTGTAGCCGATGTCGCGCCAGCCCATGCTCTTGACGTGGTAGCGGTAGATACCGCGGATGACGGACGGGGCCTGCGAGCACTTGTAGCTGTTGCCCGTCGCCGTGTGGTGCACGAACGCCGCCTTGACGGTCGTCGTGTAGCGGAAACCGCTCTCCCGCAGGCTCTCGTCTGCGCCCCAGCCTCGCCTCGTGACGATGCTCGGGCGCGGGCCGATGTACGGCTTCGCCCGCTGGGCGGGGGTCAACTCGGCCGCGCGCAGGGCGAAGAGCTCGCGTTCGGTGCCCGGGCGGTCCAGGGCGGGGATCTCCGTGGCGCCGAGGGGGGCGAGGGGGGTGTTGGCGGCCGAGGCCTCCGTCGTCTCGGGCGTCATGGCGACCGTGTCGGTTGCGGTTGTGGGGGCATCGGCTGTTGCAGTGCGTGCGTCGGCTGTTGTCGTGGGGGCGTCGGCGTTTGTTGTGGGTGGGTCGGCTTTCGGGGCCGTTCCCTTGGTCATCGTTCGGGTTCGGCTGCGCGGTTGGCCCGCGGGCGCGTGCTCGCGGGTCGCGGGGGTGGCCTCTCCCGGGTCGACCAGGTCCAGGCGCAGGCCGGTGGGGAGGGGGGCGGCAGTCGAGAGGGTGCGGGTGCCCCGGCTCGTTTCCTCCGTACGGCGTTCCGTGTCCGGGTGGACTCGGATCTCCACGCCGTCGGAGTCGCCGACCCAGAGCGGGGCCGTGGCGCCGCGGACCCGCCCCGAGGCGCTCTCGGGGGTGCCGGGGTCGGCGCCGTGGTCGGCGTTGTGGGTCTCGACGTCCTGCCAGCCGGACCAGCCGCCGGTGCCGGCCGGGCGGGTGCGGACCTGGACGCGGCCGTGGAGTTCGGCGGCCGGGTCGTCCCAGACGACGCCGAGGAGGGAGAAGTGGCGTACGTCCCGGCGGGGCAGGCCCTGGTCGGCGCCGGTGCCGCCGGCGCCGCCGAGGGCGCGGTCGCCGGTCAGGGGGGTCAGGGGCAGCGACTGGGTGCTGCCCGGGAGCTCGGGGAGGTTGGGGAGGGATCTTGTCGGTGGGGTGTCGGGGCTTGTGGCCCTGGCCGTCCCGGCGGACGCCGCCTCCGCGGCCGGCGCCGGTCGCACCGTCGCCGCGGTGGCGGAGGGGGTCAGCGGGAGGGCGAGAGCCGCCACGCAGGTGACACCGATCGAGGAAGCAAGCAATCCACGCATGCCACCGATCCTGGACATAGTCATACATTTCTGTCCATCGGGGAATTGACGGGCCGTCGGGTGCGTTCCGCCGAACCGGTGGCCCGAAGACGGCTCCCGGTGGGTCCGGTGACGCGTGCGGCGGTGGGGCGGCGCGTACGCTTGCGCGGGTGACTGCCACCGATCGCACCCCTGCCGACCTGCTGCGTTCCGCGCTGGCCGCGGACCCCGCGCGTCCCCTGGTGACCTTCTACGACGACGCCACGGGCGAGCGGGTCGAATTGTCCGTGGCCACCTTCGCCAACTGGGTGGCCAAGACCGCGAACCTCCTCCAGGACGGGCTGTCCGCCGAGCCCGGCGACCGGGTCGCGCTGCTGCTGCCCGCGCACTGGCAGACGGCGGTGTGGCTGCTGGCGTGTTCGTCGGTGGGGGTCGTCGCGGACGTGGCCGGGGATCCGGCGCGGGCGGACTTCGCCGTCGCCGGGCCCGGGTCGTTCGAGGCGGGGCTGGCGTGCCGGGGGGAGCGGTACGCGCTGTCGCTGGCGCCGCTCGGGCGGCGGTTCGTGCCGGGTCCTCCGGAGGGGTACGACGACTACGCCGTGAACGTGCCGAGTTTCGGGGACCGCTTCGTGCCGTACGTGCCTGTCGATCCCGAGGAGCCCGCGCTGATCGTGGCCGGGGGGGAGTACAGCGGGGCGGAGGTTGTCGCTCGGGCGCGGGCGGAGGCGTCGGGGCTGGGCCTGACCGGGCCCGGGGCTCGGTTGCTGTCGGGGTTGGGGTACGACACCTGGGAGGGATTGAGTGCCGGGTTGTACGGGCCGTTGGCCAGTGGGGGGTCCGTGGTGTTGTGCCGGAATCTGGAGGGGGTCGGGGAGGAGGCGCTGGCGAAGCGGATCGAGAGTGAGCGGGTTTCGGTGACGGTTCGGTAGGCGCCCTGCGTCGGTTCGGCACCCCGCGTTGACGCCGGCCTCGCTGGGGGCTGCCGCCCCCAGACCCCCGCTTCGGCCCTGAAGGGGCCTCGTCCTCAAACTCCCCCAGAGGGGGGACCCCAGACGGGCTGAAATACAGGCACCCGCGCCTACAGGGCACCGACGGGCCGGATTTACGTACCCGCCGTCCGCAAGGCACCGACCGGCTGAAATTCACCTGCCCCCGCTCACAAGGCACCGACCGGCCGAAGGTACGCACCCCCGCCCCCAAGCCACCGACCAGCCGAAAACGCGCACCCCCCACGCTCACCCCCACCCCCCAACCACCGCCCCCTCACCCATTCAGCCCACCCCCACCCGCCCCCGCCCCCCACTTCGCGCCATGGTCGTAAGAGCAGCTCCGCATGCTCGTACGGCCGAAGTGGGAGGGGGTGGGTGGGACGTGAGGCGTTCCGTGCGGCGGTGGCCCCGGCAGCCGTCCCAGCGACTGCCCCGGTCCCGGCCTCGGCGGCGGTGGGTGCGGTACGGGGTGGGGGGTGTTGCCGTCGTCGTCGTGGGGGTCGGGGTTGCCGGGTGGGTCGTCTACGCGAAGCTCGATGGGAACATCACGCCTGACGAGGCCGCCGCGGCGGAGTTGGCGCGGTATGCGAGAGAGCGGCCCACCTCGTTGGTGAAGGACGCGCAGAACATCCTGCTCATCGGGTCGGACTCGCGGGCCGGGGACGGGAACGCGGAGTACGGGCGCGACTCCGGGACCGAGCGGTCGGACACGGCGATCCTGTTGCATCTGGCGGCCGGGCGGGGCAGTGCCACCGCTGTTTCGCTGCCCCGCGATCTGATGGTGCATGTGCCGGCGTGTCTGCGGGTGGACGGGAAGCGGGCCGGGCCGATGTTCGCGATGTTCAACTACGCCTTCCAGACCGGGGGTTCGGCCTGCACGATCCGGACGGTGGAGAAGCTGACCGGGGTGCGGATCGATCATCACGTCGTCGTCGACTTCAGTGGGTTCAAGGATGTCGTCGACGCCGTGGACGGGGTCGAGGTCTGTCTGCGCGAGCCCATCGACGACAAGGCCGCCAAGCTGCGGCTGCCGGCCGGGAAGGTCACGCTCGACGGGGAGCAGGCGCTCGGGTATGTGCGGGCCCGCAAGTCGCTCGGGGACGGGAGTGACACCGACCGGATGGAACGGCAGCAGCGGTTCCTGGGGGCGCTCGTCAACAAGGTGCAGAGCAATGACGTCCTGCTGAACCCGGTGAAGCTGTATCCGGTGCTGGACGCGGCCACGTCCTCTCTCACCACCGACCCGGATCTGGCGAGTCTGCGCGGACTGTACGAACTCGTGCGCGGCCTGCGAGACATTCCCACCGAACATGTGCAATTCCTGACCGTTCCGCGGGAGTCGTACGTCTATAACGCCAATCGCGACCAACTAGTGGAGCCCGAGGCGGAAAAGCTCTTCGAACGGCTGCGGACGGACACGCCGGTCGTGGTTTCCAAGGAAATTCCCACGGAATCCGGCTCCTCCGGTTCTTCGGGCTCTTCGGAGTCGGGTGACCACGGGCCGTATCGGACGTCGGGCGGGGCCCCTGCGGCTTACGGTGCGGTTTCGCCCACTCCGCCCGCTCCCACGTTCCGCGGGAACACCGCCGCCGAGGACGGCTGCGGGTAAAGCGCTTGCCAAGCCCAGCCCTTCCGGGGAACTGGAGTTCAAAGAATTGGGGCGGAATGCCCGCTTGTAGGGGCGTGGAATGTGTCACGGACGTCGCTCGACGCCGAACCGGGCGGCTAGTGTGAGCGATCCGGTGCACCCGGCCGCGAGGTCCATCCCGGGGTCGTGCATCGGTGACCGAGACCCGAGCGCCTTGAGAGGGGAAAGGCGCCGCGTGGCCCCGACGGAGGATTCGGACAACCGTGGACGCGCAAGGCCGTGGGCGGGCGGACAACATCGATCCCGCAGACCAGTGGGTGCTCAATCCGAACACCGGCGAATACGAACTGCGACTGAGTCCTTCCGGACCGCAGTCGGCGGTACCCGGACCGCGTAGATCCGGCTCCGGCCGACCCGCCGGTGGCGGGGGCCGGGGCAGAGGCGCCGGCAGTGGTCATGCCGCTGCCGGTGGCTCGGTGCGTGGGCGTGCGGACGG
The Streptomyces sp. NBC_01485 genome window above contains:
- a CDS encoding peptidoglycan recognition protein family protein, with translation MRGLLASSIGVTCVAALALPLTPSATAATVRPAPAAEAASAGTARATSPDTPPTRSLPNLPELPGSTQSLPLTPLTGDRALGGAGGTGADQGLPRRDVRHFSLLGVVWDDPAAELHGRVQVRTRPAGTGGWSGWQDVETHNADHGADPGTPESASGRVRGATAPLWVGDSDGVEIRVHPDTERRTEETSRGTRTLSTAAPLPTGLRLDLVDPGEATPATREHAPAGQPRSRTRTMTKGTAPKADPPTTNADAPTTTADARTATADAPTTATDTVAMTPETTEASAANTPLAPLGATEIPALDRPGTERELFALRAAELTPAQRAKPYIGPRPSIVTRRGWGADESLRESGFRYTTTVKAAFVHHTATGNSYKCSQAPSVIRGIYRYHVKSMGWRDIGYNFLVDKCGTLYEGRAGGVAKPVLGAHTLGFNTNSMGIAVLGTFSSAKPSAATVTAIARLTAWKLGVFGANPKAKTYLKSGGGNLYAKGKNVRLNVISGHRDGFATECPGKQLYGKLGSARSTAARYQGR
- a CDS encoding LCP family protein; this encodes MVVRAAPHARTAEVGGGGWDVRRSVRRWPRQPSQRLPRSRPRRRWVRYGVGGVAVVVVGVGVAGWVVYAKLDGNITPDEAAAAELARYARERPTSLVKDAQNILLIGSDSRAGDGNAEYGRDSGTERSDTAILLHLAAGRGSATAVSLPRDLMVHVPACLRVDGKRAGPMFAMFNYAFQTGGSACTIRTVEKLTGVRIDHHVVVDFSGFKDVVDAVDGVEVCLREPIDDKAAKLRLPAGKVTLDGEQALGYVRARKSLGDGSDTDRMERQQRFLGALVNKVQSNDVLLNPVKLYPVLDAATSSLTTDPDLASLRGLYELVRGLRDIPTEHVQFLTVPRESYVYNANRDQLVEPEAEKLFERLRTDTPVVVSKEIPTESGSSGSSGSSESGDHGPYRTSGGAPAAYGAVSPTPPAPTFRGNTAAEDGCG
- a CDS encoding TIGR03089 family protein codes for the protein MTATDRTPADLLRSALAADPARPLVTFYDDATGERVELSVATFANWVAKTANLLQDGLSAEPGDRVALLLPAHWQTAVWLLACSSVGVVADVAGDPARADFAVAGPGSFEAGLACRGERYALSLAPLGRRFVPGPPEGYDDYAVNVPSFGDRFVPYVPVDPEEPALIVAGGEYSGAEVVARARAEASGLGLTGPGARLLSGLGYDTWEGLSAGLYGPLASGGSVVLCRNLEGVGEEALAKRIESERVSVTVR